A window of the Falco rusticolus isolate bFalRus1 chromosome 1, bFalRus1.pri, whole genome shotgun sequence genome harbors these coding sequences:
- the CDK3 gene encoding cyclin-dependent kinase 3, giving the protein MDTLQEVFQKVDKIGEGTYGVVYKARNKRTGQLVALKKIRLDSEMEGVPSTTIREISLLKELKHPNIVRLLDVIHSQKKLYLVFEYLSQDLKKYMDSSRTGELPLSLIKNYLFQLLQGVSFLHSHRVIHRDLKPQNLLINNAGAIKLADFGLARAFGVPLRTYTHEVVTLWYRAPEILLGCKYYSTAVDIWSIGCIFAEMVTRKALFPGDSEIDQLFQIFRTLGTPTEATWPGVTQLPDYKGDFPRWARKELKEIIPNLDQDGRDLLMQLLLYDPSRRISAKTALNHQYFSWRSPQSPEERRALQKHRR; this is encoded by the exons ATGGACACCTTGCAGGAGGTGTTTCAGAAGGTGGACAAGATCGGGGAGGGCACCTATGGCGTGGTGTACAAGGCTCGCAACAAGCGCACAGGGCAGCTGGTGGCCCTCAAGAAGATCCGCTTGGACTC ggagatgGAGGGCGTCCCCAGCACCACGATCCGAGAAATCTCActgctgaaggagctgaagCACCCCAACATAGTCAG GCTCCTGGATGTCATACACAGCCAGAAGAAGCTCTATCTGGTGTTTGAGTATCTGAGTCAGGACCTGAAGAAATATATGGACTCATCCCGAACTGGAGAGCTTCCTTTAAGCTTGATCAAG AACtaccttttccagctgctgcagggtgtgAGCTTCCTCCACTCGCACAGAGTCATCCACAGGGACTTGAAGCCGCAGAACTTGCTCATTAACAATGCAGGAGCAATTAAGCTGGCTGATTTTGGACTGGCAAGAGCTTTTGGAGTCCCCCTACGGACATACACTCATGAG GTGGTGACTCTGTGGTACAGAGCCCCTGAAATACTGTTGGGATGCAAATACTACTCGACCGCTGTGGATATCTGGAGCATCGGCTGCATCTTTGCAGAAATG gtGACCAGGAAGGCCCTGTTTCCAGGGGACTCTGAGATTGATCAGCTTTTCCAGATCTTTCGCACCCTGGGCACTCCCACTGAAGCGACCTGGCCTGGAGTGACCCAGCTGCCTGACTACAAGGGGGACTTTCCCCGATGGGCAAGGAAAGAGCTGAAGGAAATTATTCCCAACTTAGATCAAGATGGTAGAGACTTGCTGATG CAATTGCTCCTGTATGATCCCAGCAGGCGCATCTCGGCCAAGACAGCCCTCAATCACCAGTACTTCTCCTGGAGAAGCCCTCAGAGTCCTGAAGAGCGACGTGCGCTGCAGAAACACCGCAGATGA